Proteins encoded together in one Terriglobus saanensis SP1PR4 window:
- a CDS encoding proline--tRNA ligase gives MHRWSKLFIPTLREAPADAVVASHQILLRAGYVRQLGAGLYSYLFLATRSINKIVAIVREEMDRIGQEMYLPALNPAEVWQESGRWTGMGDNMFRLKDRKGADLCLGMTHEEVMTSIARSEIRSYKQLPQIWYQIQTKFRDEPRPKSGLLRVRQFTMKDSYSFDLNEEGLDVSYKLHDEAYRCIFTRCGLSFVAVEADSGAMGGSQSQEFMVYTEAGEDLIASSPDGQYAANIEKATSTLVTVEDLPGEAAPELVHTPGQKTIDDVSAFLNVAQHHQMKTMALIATWPADAKGVVKTKAVVAFLRGDHQLNEAKLGSLVAGAELRPMVAEEIFATFNAPAGYLGPIGLDSEKTLVVLDKALEGRANLIAGANKEEHHLRNVTPGRDFKPTVIADIRNINEGEPDPITGQPLRLGKAVEIGHIFKLGYKYTESMGARVLDQNGKETMPIMGCYGIGIERILTAAMERSAASMGLSDRGDIRYALPASIAPFQVIVTVTKQSDATLAEAGETIAKALDSAGFDVLLDDRDQSAGVKFKDADLIGVPYRVNVGKKLVDGLVELVDRLTGNTIECAVNEVVPQLQAAIKQ, from the coding sequence ATGCATCGTTGGTCAAAACTCTTCATTCCTACCCTCCGCGAGGCCCCGGCAGACGCCGTCGTTGCCAGTCACCAGATCCTTCTCCGCGCAGGCTACGTCCGTCAGCTCGGCGCGGGCCTCTACAGCTACCTCTTCCTCGCCACGCGCTCCATCAACAAGATCGTAGCCATCGTGCGCGAAGAGATGGACCGCATCGGACAGGAGATGTATCTCCCTGCCCTGAACCCCGCCGAGGTCTGGCAGGAGAGCGGCCGCTGGACCGGCATGGGCGATAACATGTTTCGTCTCAAGGACCGCAAGGGAGCGGATCTCTGCCTGGGTATGACGCATGAAGAAGTCATGACCTCCATCGCGCGCTCGGAGATCCGCAGCTACAAGCAGCTGCCCCAGATCTGGTACCAGATCCAGACCAAGTTCCGCGACGAGCCCCGCCCCAAGAGCGGCCTGCTCCGTGTGCGCCAGTTCACCATGAAGGATTCGTACTCCTTCGATCTCAACGAAGAGGGCCTCGACGTCAGCTACAAGCTGCACGATGAAGCCTATCGCTGCATCTTCACGCGCTGCGGCCTCTCCTTCGTCGCCGTAGAAGCCGACTCGGGCGCCATGGGCGGATCGCAGTCGCAGGAGTTCATGGTCTACACCGAAGCAGGTGAAGACCTCATCGCCAGCTCACCCGACGGCCAGTATGCGGCCAACATTGAAAAGGCCACCAGTACCCTCGTCACGGTCGAAGACCTTCCCGGCGAGGCCGCACCGGAGCTCGTTCACACCCCCGGCCAGAAGACCATCGACGATGTGAGCGCGTTCCTCAACGTCGCGCAGCATCACCAGATGAAGACCATGGCCCTCATTGCCACATGGCCCGCAGACGCCAAGGGTGTTGTGAAGACCAAGGCCGTCGTGGCCTTCCTGCGCGGCGACCACCAGCTCAACGAAGCCAAGCTCGGTTCGCTCGTCGCCGGTGCGGAACTACGCCCCATGGTTGCGGAGGAGATCTTCGCCACCTTCAATGCGCCTGCTGGATACCTCGGCCCCATCGGCCTCGACAGCGAGAAGACGCTCGTCGTCCTCGATAAAGCCCTCGAAGGCCGCGCTAACCTCATCGCCGGAGCGAACAAGGAAGAGCATCACCTCCGCAATGTGACGCCGGGCCGCGACTTCAAACCAACAGTCATCGCCGACATCCGCAACATCAACGAAGGCGAGCCCGACCCCATCACCGGCCAACCCTTGCGTCTCGGGAAGGCCGTCGAGATTGGTCATATCTTCAAGCTCGGCTACAAATACACCGAGAGCATGGGCGCGCGCGTCCTCGACCAGAACGGCAAAGAAACCATGCCGATCATGGGCTGCTACGGCATCGGGATCGAGCGCATCCTCACCGCTGCCATGGAACGCTCCGCGGCATCGATGGGCCTGAGCGATCGCGGCGACATTCGCTACGCCCTGCCCGCCTCCATCGCTCCCTTCCAGGTCATCGTCACCGTCACCAAACAGAGCGACGCGACGCTGGCGGAAGCAGGCGAAACCATCGCCAAAGCGCTCGACTCTGCAGGTTTTGATGTTTTGCTGGATGACCGTGACCAGTCTGCAGGCGTCAAATTCAAAGACGCCGACCTGATCGGCGTGCCGTACCGTGTCAACGTCGGCAAGAAACTTGTCGACGGCCTCGTAGAACTCGTTGACCGACTCACAGGCAACACCATCGAGTGCGCGGTCAACGAAGTCGTTCCCCAGCTTCAGGCAGCGATCAAGCAGTAA
- a CDS encoding TlpA disulfide reductase family protein: MKAHRTAFLALICLAAPFAHRFLNAQATPDADDVTKEITGEIRDLRQVPDAQRGARTTEIALKIRALPAGGDKRKLATGFASYSTESDPGAAALQAVTTTLSQAIKEAPISMRNNRPGRPYMLLAKLVRFEGMTTDLKGPEIDRAQEILAQEEAEIQKTDFTLDALKGQKVQLSDLRGKVVVVNFWATWCPPCRKEMPDLDALHARFARQGLVVLSITQEDTAKVTPFISDMGYKSTVLFDPEGKVSDSFHVDDLPRNFIFDREGKLVAQSVNMLTERQLLAKLAKAGIH, encoded by the coding sequence ATGAAAGCTCACCGGACTGCTTTTCTCGCTTTGATATGCCTCGCAGCGCCCTTTGCGCACAGGTTTCTTAACGCGCAGGCGACGCCCGATGCGGACGATGTCACCAAAGAGATCACCGGGGAAATCAGAGACCTGCGGCAGGTCCCCGACGCCCAGCGCGGCGCGCGTACCACTGAAATTGCGCTGAAGATCCGCGCTCTTCCCGCAGGGGGAGACAAGCGAAAGCTGGCGACCGGCTTCGCCAGCTATTCCACCGAAAGCGATCCCGGCGCGGCGGCGCTCCAGGCCGTCACCACCACGCTGAGCCAGGCGATCAAAGAAGCACCGATTTCGATGCGCAACAACCGGCCCGGACGGCCGTACATGCTGCTGGCAAAGCTCGTGCGCTTCGAGGGTATGACCACGGATCTCAAGGGGCCGGAGATCGACCGCGCCCAGGAGATTCTTGCGCAGGAGGAAGCGGAGATCCAGAAAACGGACTTCACCCTGGATGCTCTCAAGGGCCAGAAGGTACAGCTCTCCGATCTGCGCGGCAAGGTGGTTGTGGTTAACTTCTGGGCTACCTGGTGCCCGCCCTGCCGTAAGGAGATGCCAGACCTCGATGCCCTTCACGCTCGCTTCGCGCGCCAGGGTCTCGTCGTTCTGTCGATCACACAAGAAGACACCGCCAAAGTCACACCGTTCATCAGTGACATGGGGTACAAGTCCACTGTTCTCTTCGATCCGGAGGGCAAGGTGTCCGACAGTTTTCACGTGGACGACCTTCCGCGCAACTTCATCTTCGACCGGGAAGGCAAGCTCGTCGCTCAATCCGTCAATATGCTTACGGAGAGGCAGCTTCTTGCAAAGTTGGCGAAAGCGGGCATCCACTAA
- a CDS encoding KpsF/GutQ family sugar-phosphate isomerase, whose product MENSPLTPAECVRVEADALMRLADRMSGPMKASIDDAIHRIVACADTGGRVIAVGLGKSGHIAQKFVATLNSLGTPAQFLHAAEAAHGDIGMVGKRDLLIAFSYSGETEELLRLLDTLKLRAAALIALCGSTGSTLACAADLVLDVSVDIEACGMNLAPTASTTSMLALSDALAIEAGQRRNFRPEDFALLHPGGRLGHRLQRVRELMHANERLPQVPPETPLLKVIHEMSEKRLGMTTVLSPKGQLLGVISDGDLRRLLEREGGFALERTAGEVLHADATWIDENEFAATALAIMEAKKITAIVACNANRTVTGVLHLHDLWER is encoded by the coding sequence ATGGAGAACTCCCCGCTTACCCCCGCCGAGTGCGTCCGCGTCGAAGCCGACGCCCTCATGCGCCTCGCCGACCGCATGAGCGGCCCCATGAAAGCCTCGATTGACGACGCCATTCACCGCATCGTGGCCTGCGCCGACACTGGTGGTCGCGTGATCGCCGTCGGCTTGGGCAAAAGCGGCCATATCGCGCAGAAGTTCGTCGCCACTCTTAACTCTTTGGGCACCCCGGCACAGTTTCTTCATGCAGCGGAGGCCGCACACGGCGACATCGGGATGGTCGGCAAACGCGATCTCCTGATCGCCTTCTCCTACTCCGGTGAAACCGAAGAGCTTCTCCGCCTGCTCGACACCCTGAAGCTCCGTGCAGCAGCCCTCATCGCCCTCTGCGGCAGCACCGGTTCCACGCTTGCCTGTGCCGCAGACCTCGTCCTCGACGTCAGCGTGGACATAGAAGCCTGCGGCATGAATCTCGCCCCTACGGCATCCACTACCTCCATGCTGGCGCTTTCCGACGCTCTGGCCATCGAAGCCGGACAACGCCGCAACTTCCGCCCGGAAGACTTCGCCCTTCTCCATCCAGGAGGCCGCCTCGGCCACCGCCTTCAGCGCGTACGCGAACTGATGCACGCCAACGAACGCCTGCCCCAGGTTCCTCCGGAGACACCGCTGCTCAAGGTCATCCACGAGATGAGCGAAAAGCGTCTCGGCATGACCACGGTCCTCAGCCCCAAAGGCCAACTCCTCGGTGTCATCAGTGACGGCGATCTCCGCCGCCTCCTCGAACGCGAAGGCGGCTTCGCTCTGGAACGAACTGCAGGAGAAGTCCTGCACGCGGACGCAACATGGATTGACGAGAACGAATTCGCCGCCACGGCCTTGGCGATTATGGAAGCAAAGAAGATCACTGCCATCGTCGCCTGTAATGCCAACCGCACCGTCACCGGCGTCCTGCATCTGCATGACCTCTGGGAACGCTAG
- a CDS encoding TlpA family protein disulfide reductase, translating to MKRNVVVLAVIVLFVAGLFWAGVHNVRRRHAEEARVRQQQITLIPDGKAGSPVPDDDVPDLRGKQAAGFTLATLEGKKVSLADYKGRPVMVNFWATWCAPCKVEMPWFEEFSKKYEGQKLTILGITEDAVSKEEVQKAVSKTGVTYPILLTDNKVDTAYGAVNYLPSTFYIGRDGKIVAQTAGLGSKDDVEASIKKIVGE from the coding sequence GTGAAGCGCAATGTCGTGGTTCTTGCCGTTATCGTTCTGTTCGTGGCCGGACTTTTCTGGGCCGGGGTCCACAATGTTCGCCGACGTCACGCCGAAGAAGCGCGCGTGCGGCAACAGCAGATCACGCTGATTCCGGATGGCAAGGCCGGCTCTCCGGTTCCGGATGACGACGTGCCGGACCTTCGCGGCAAGCAGGCGGCAGGCTTCACGCTGGCCACTCTGGAGGGCAAGAAGGTCTCGCTGGCCGATTACAAAGGCCGGCCGGTGATGGTGAACTTCTGGGCGACCTGGTGCGCACCGTGCAAGGTGGAGATGCCGTGGTTTGAAGAGTTCAGCAAAAAATATGAGGGGCAGAAGCTGACCATCCTCGGCATTACGGAAGACGCCGTCAGCAAGGAAGAGGTCCAGAAGGCTGTGAGCAAGACCGGCGTGACGTATCCGATTCTGCTGACGGACAACAAGGTGGATACCGCATACGGCGCGGTCAACTATCTGCCGTCGACGTTCTATATCGGACGCGATGGCAAGATCGTCGCACAGACGGCTGGCCTTGGCAGCAAGGACGACGTTGAGGCAAGTATCAAGAAGATTGTGGGTGAATAA
- a CDS encoding protein-disulfide reductase DsbD domain-containing protein, which produces MRFLLAMLLTVLPVVQTQQIEGAPAVNKPKGHVVFVPEAQVIAANKATTLVLHFSVEEGFHINSHTPHSATLIPTKLAVQDDPTANVRTVDFPKGHDYSFAFDPKEKLDVYTGDFALTLHVTAKPGEHTIKGALHYQACDSAACYPPRLLPVEVLFTAK; this is translated from the coding sequence ATGCGCTTCCTCCTTGCGATGCTTTTGACAGTTTTGCCGGTGGTTCAGACGCAGCAGATTGAAGGCGCGCCTGCGGTCAATAAGCCGAAGGGCCATGTGGTGTTTGTTCCCGAGGCGCAGGTGATCGCGGCGAATAAGGCGACGACACTGGTCCTCCACTTTTCCGTGGAGGAAGGCTTCCATATCAACTCGCACACGCCGCACTCTGCAACGCTGATTCCGACAAAGCTGGCGGTGCAGGACGACCCGACGGCGAATGTGCGCACGGTGGATTTTCCCAAGGGGCATGACTATAGCTTCGCCTTCGATCCGAAGGAAAAGCTGGATGTGTATACCGGGGATTTTGCGTTGACGCTGCATGTGACGGCGAAGCCGGGTGAGCACACCATTAAGGGCGCTCTGCATTACCAGGCGTGCGATTCTGCGGCTTGTTATCCGCCGCGGTTGCTGCCGGTGGAAGTTTTGTTTACCGCGAAGTAA
- the gltX gene encoding glutamate--tRNA ligase yields MPETQKPIRVRIAPSPTGDPHVGTAYIGLLNYIFARQRGGKFVLRIEDTDRTRFVSSSEQMIFDALRWSGLEWDEGPDVGGPFGPYRQSERTEIYREYCDKLLASGHAYRSFETPEELEAARKAQIAAKQPPKYNGASRNLSQDVIDANLAAGKPFTIRLKVPSEGSTTFRDELRKDITFDHFNVDDQVLMKSDGFPTYHLANVVDDHLMGITDVIRAEEWISSTPKHVLLYNAFGWDLPRFWHMPLLRNVDKSKISKRKNPVSLIYYRQAGYLPQTMLNFLGLMGGGMPAPGDHNNTPEQNRAAEIFTLDAMIEKFQFERISLGGPVFDLVKLKWLNGEYLRALTPEQYFTELRNTVFSDEILRQLVPLIQTRVETLGQVGDMADFLFRDNVMPAEEVFLPKKRTREETLAFTVDLLTALEAATWTEPEIDAALRALLTAKEWSVKEGYMLLRAILTGSTASPPLLESLVVFGKARSLDRVRRFVDTQKKLAPSAKK; encoded by the coding sequence ATGCCTGAGACTCAAAAACCCATCCGCGTCCGCATCGCCCCCTCGCCCACCGGCGACCCACACGTTGGCACTGCCTATATCGGCCTGCTCAACTACATCTTTGCCCGCCAACGTGGTGGCAAATTCGTCCTGCGCATTGAAGACACCGACCGCACACGCTTCGTCTCGTCCTCCGAACAGATGATCTTCGACGCCCTTCGCTGGAGCGGCCTTGAGTGGGATGAAGGCCCCGATGTCGGTGGCCCCTTCGGCCCCTACCGGCAGTCCGAACGCACCGAAATCTACCGCGAATACTGCGACAAACTGCTCGCCAGCGGCCACGCCTATCGCTCCTTCGAAACGCCGGAAGAGCTGGAAGCGGCACGGAAAGCACAGATCGCCGCCAAGCAGCCGCCGAAGTACAACGGAGCCTCGCGCAATCTGTCACAGGATGTGATCGACGCTAACCTCGCAGCGGGCAAGCCCTTCACCATCCGCCTGAAGGTCCCGTCAGAGGGTTCCACCACCTTCCGCGATGAGCTGCGCAAGGACATCACCTTCGACCACTTCAACGTGGACGACCAGGTGCTGATGAAGTCCGACGGCTTCCCCACGTATCACCTTGCCAACGTCGTCGACGACCATCTTATGGGCATCACCGACGTCATCCGCGCAGAAGAGTGGATCTCCTCCACGCCGAAGCACGTGCTCCTCTACAACGCCTTCGGCTGGGACCTGCCGCGCTTCTGGCACATGCCGCTTCTGCGCAATGTGGACAAGAGCAAGATCTCGAAGCGCAAAAATCCTGTCTCGCTCATCTACTATCGCCAGGCGGGCTACCTTCCGCAGACGATGCTGAACTTCCTCGGCCTGATGGGCGGAGGCATGCCCGCGCCGGGCGACCACAACAACACGCCCGAACAGAACCGCGCCGCCGAGATCTTCACGCTCGACGCGATGATCGAGAAGTTCCAGTTCGAGCGCATCTCGCTCGGCGGGCCGGTCTTCGATCTCGTCAAGCTGAAGTGGCTCAACGGCGAATATCTCCGCGCACTGACGCCGGAGCAGTACTTCACGGAACTTCGCAACACCGTCTTCTCCGATGAGATCCTCCGCCAGCTTGTGCCGCTCATCCAGACGCGCGTGGAGACCCTCGGTCAGGTAGGCGACATGGCCGACTTCCTTTTCCGCGACAACGTGATGCCTGCGGAAGAAGTCTTCCTTCCCAAGAAGCGCACACGCGAAGAGACGCTCGCTTTCACGGTGGATCTTCTCACTGCTCTCGAAGCCGCAACCTGGACGGAGCCAGAGATCGACGCGGCTCTCCGCGCGTTGCTCACGGCAAAAGAGTGGAGCGTGAAGGAAGGCTATATGCTTCTGCGCGCGATCCTCACTGGCTCAACGGCCTCTCCGCCATTGCTCGAATCGCTCGTCGTCTTCGGCAAGGCACGTTCGCTCGACCGCGTCCGCCGCTTCGTGGATACGCAGAAGAAGCTCGCACCCAGCGCCAAGAAATAG
- a CDS encoding type II toxin-antitoxin system Phd/YefM family antitoxin, which yields MAAYNIYEAKTHLSALVEQAVNGEEVILARAGKPVAKIVPIKDEKRPKKRKIFGQNFLGITYVAPDAFDPMTEEELKEWGL from the coding sequence ATGGCGGCATACAACATTTATGAAGCGAAGACGCACCTCTCGGCGCTCGTGGAGCAGGCCGTCAATGGCGAAGAGGTCATCCTGGCGAGGGCAGGAAAGCCTGTGGCAAAGATCGTACCCATCAAGGATGAGAAGCGTCCGAAAAAGCGCAAAATCTTCGGCCAGAACTTCCTTGGAATCACTTACGTCGCTCCCGATGCCTTTGATCCAATGACAGAAGAAGAGTTGAAGGAGTGGGGCCTCTAA
- a CDS encoding type II toxin-antitoxin system VapC family toxin, with the protein MARFLLDTHVLIWLDEGSARLPASYRHALEDPDNKIYLSAVTAWEIQTKKVKCALAFEGSVAAHGERFGFIELPITIAHAEEAAELPPFHRDPFDRLLIAQARVEGLTMLSVDAAVRQYSVTCL; encoded by the coding sequence ATGGCGAGGTTCCTTCTGGATACTCATGTTCTTATCTGGCTTGACGAGGGTTCTGCCAGGCTGCCTGCCAGTTATCGCCATGCCCTCGAAGATCCTGACAACAAGATCTATCTGAGCGCCGTAACTGCCTGGGAGATCCAGACAAAGAAAGTGAAGTGCGCCCTGGCTTTCGAAGGATCGGTTGCCGCACATGGCGAACGGTTCGGGTTTATCGAGTTGCCCATTACGATCGCGCATGCAGAGGAAGCTGCCGAACTGCCGCCCTTCCACCGTGACCCTTTTGATCGCTTGCTCATAGCGCAGGCGCGAGTGGAAGGATTGACGATGCTCAGCGTGGATGCAGCAGTTCGTCAGTACTCCGTAACCTGCCTCTAA
- the ispF gene encoding 2-C-methyl-D-erythritol 2,4-cyclodiphosphate synthase, whose protein sequence is MRIGYGFDSHAFKPDVPLVIGGLKIEHHSGLAGHSDGDVLLHAITDALLGAVSAGDIGTFFPPSDQRWKNADSSIFLRTALEEIATAGYEIGNIDTVLILAQPKIVPIAGELREKVAELLCISPRDVGIKAKTPEGLNQDGVAVAHCTVLLRPIAEPDTLKTKTAEADDDIDVDVVVRTLVNGVRDTSALGRKPTFDTDDIT, encoded by the coding sequence ATGAGAATTGGTTACGGCTTCGACTCGCATGCATTCAAACCGGACGTCCCCCTCGTCATTGGCGGTCTCAAGATCGAGCACCACTCCGGGCTCGCGGGCCACTCCGACGGCGACGTTCTTCTGCATGCGATCACCGACGCCCTGCTGGGCGCAGTCTCCGCCGGAGACATCGGCACCTTCTTTCCGCCCAGCGATCAGCGCTGGAAGAACGCCGATTCGTCCATCTTCCTGCGCACCGCGCTCGAAGAGATCGCCACCGCAGGCTACGAGATTGGCAACATCGACACCGTCCTCATTCTCGCGCAGCCCAAGATCGTGCCCATCGCTGGGGAACTCCGCGAAAAGGTGGCCGAACTGCTTTGTATCAGCCCGCGCGATGTCGGCATCAAGGCAAAAACTCCCGAAGGCCTCAACCAGGACGGCGTCGCCGTGGCCCACTGCACCGTTCTGCTCAGGCCCATCGCAGAGCCCGACACGCTGAAGACAAAGACTGCGGAAGCAGACGACGATATCGACGTCGACGTCGTGGTTCGTACGCTCGTCAACGGCGTTCGCGATACCAGCGCTCTCGGGCGCAAACCCACCTTCGATACCGACGACATTACTTAA
- the ispD gene encoding 2-C-methyl-D-erythritol 4-phosphate cytidylyltransferase has product MQVHVILPAAGIGTRMAAGTHNVSAPKQFLALGGIPILIHSLRAFAAVPSVTTILVAVRANERERVQAQIDEYELSDRVKVVEGGDSRQQSVTNALHSLKAEADDVVLVHDAVRPLIDTASIERTIEAIARHGAAIVGLPAVDTIKQVDRTVDGAIIATTVPRERIVMAQTPQGAKFSLMKQAFDEAERDDFVGTDEASLLERAGIEVSVVAGSPRNLKITQPADLALAEFYLSQTA; this is encoded by the coding sequence ATGCAAGTACACGTGATTCTTCCCGCCGCGGGCATCGGAACCAGGATGGCCGCAGGCACACATAACGTTTCAGCACCCAAGCAGTTTCTGGCCCTTGGTGGTATTCCTATCCTGATTCACAGCCTGCGCGCCTTTGCCGCAGTGCCCTCAGTCACGACGATTCTTGTGGCGGTTCGGGCCAATGAGCGCGAACGCGTGCAGGCGCAGATTGATGAGTATGAGCTTTCCGATCGGGTAAAAGTCGTCGAGGGCGGCGACAGCCGTCAGCAATCTGTGACCAATGCGCTTCATTCTTTGAAGGCCGAAGCGGACGACGTGGTGCTGGTGCACGATGCCGTGCGCCCGTTGATCGATACGGCTTCGATTGAGCGCACGATTGAGGCGATTGCGCGTCATGGCGCTGCCATTGTGGGGCTTCCTGCTGTGGATACGATCAAACAGGTAGATCGCACGGTGGATGGAGCGATCATTGCCACTACCGTTCCGCGTGAGCGCATCGTGATGGCGCAGACGCCGCAGGGCGCGAAGTTTTCGCTGATGAAGCAGGCGTTTGACGAGGCGGAACGCGACGACTTCGTCGGCACCGACGAGGCCAGCCTTCTGGAGCGCGCGGGGATCGAGGTCTCCGTGGTGGCAGGTTCTCCACGCAACCTGAAGATCACGCAGCCTGCGGATCTCGCGCTGGCCGAGTTTTACCTCTCCCAGACGGCGTAA
- a CDS encoding GNAT family N-acetyltransferase, producing MRDLPSLSSYRHKMHKIRLATVDDAATISRQRRLMFADNFSRTEQEFDQLEAAFTEWVTPRLADGSYLGWFAVEDDTILAACGLWIMDFLPHWMDIAPARGYLTNFYTAPAARGRGLAKELLRISVEECKKRGIGVVTLHASKFGRPIYERFGFAQNNEMILRLNEDTQGWE from the coding sequence TTGCGCGATCTGCCATCGCTTTCATCGTATCGTCACAAGATGCACAAAATCCGACTTGCCACCGTAGACGACGCCGCCACGATCTCGCGCCAGCGCCGCCTCATGTTCGCGGACAATTTCAGCCGCACTGAACAGGAGTTTGATCAGCTCGAAGCCGCTTTCACCGAATGGGTCACGCCACGACTCGCGGACGGAAGCTACCTCGGCTGGTTCGCCGTGGAAGACGACACCATCCTCGCCGCCTGCGGCCTCTGGATCATGGATTTCCTGCCGCACTGGATGGACATCGCCCCGGCGCGGGGCTATCTCACCAACTTCTACACCGCTCCCGCCGCACGCGGTCGCGGCCTGGCCAAGGAACTCCTCCGTATCAGCGTGGAAGAGTGCAAAAAGCGCGGCATCGGCGTCGTCACCCTGCATGCCTCGAAGTTCGGGCGGCCTATCTACGAGCGCTTCGGCTTTGCCCAAAACAACGAGATGATTCTTCGCCTGAACGAAGACACGCAGGGCTGGGAGTAG
- the tilS gene encoding tRNA lysidine(34) synthetase TilS, producing the protein MADRANLPLNTSLFRPGDRIAVAASAGADSTSLLLALHEQRVALGIGLSAVHLHHGTRGAESDRDRDFVQALCARLDVPLRLAESDIPAAAEADGETLEEAARNARLELFRTLMLGGEVTMVATAHTQDDQAETVLAKLLRGAWTEGLSGIHPILFLGEGERLPVIRPMLHLSRVQVEAFLEARGEAWCEDSSNTSTKHMRNRIRHDLMPKMREFNPQIASALATTAELAREEEARWAIEIERLLPQLLLPGKPVRGGGRAVGTASGESAFSLEIERLRPMDLPMRRRILRGAVKRLGLSLSAADTLRLLRLAGLAPATSPVDPTVSAKVGARLSLGSGLQAERSARELRLSRTR; encoded by the coding sequence ATGGCAGATCGCGCAAACCTTCCTTTGAATACCTCGCTTTTCCGACCGGGAGACCGTATCGCCGTGGCCGCTTCGGCTGGCGCGGACTCCACCTCTCTGCTGCTGGCGCTCCATGAGCAGAGAGTCGCCCTGGGAATTGGGCTGTCGGCGGTGCATCTGCATCATGGAACCCGCGGTGCAGAGTCGGACCGTGATCGGGATTTTGTGCAGGCGCTGTGTGCGCGGCTGGACGTTCCCCTGCGTCTGGCGGAATCTGATATTCCCGCGGCTGCCGAGGCCGACGGCGAGACGCTGGAAGAAGCTGCTCGGAATGCGCGTCTTGAACTCTTTCGGACCCTGATGTTGGGTGGCGAAGTGACCATGGTGGCGACGGCCCACACGCAGGACGATCAGGCCGAGACGGTGCTGGCAAAGCTGCTGCGCGGCGCGTGGACTGAGGGTTTAAGCGGCATTCACCCGATCCTCTTCCTCGGCGAGGGCGAGCGTTTGCCGGTGATTCGACCAATGCTCCATCTTTCGCGGGTGCAGGTCGAGGCATTCCTGGAGGCGCGGGGCGAGGCCTGGTGTGAGGATTCCAGCAACACGTCCACAAAGCATATGCGAAACCGGATCCGTCATGACCTGATGCCGAAGATGCGCGAGTTCAATCCGCAGATCGCGTCCGCCTTGGCTACGACGGCAGAGCTGGCACGCGAGGAAGAAGCGCGCTGGGCCATTGAAATCGAACGACTTCTGCCCCAGTTGCTTCTACCGGGAAAGCCGGTGCGCGGGGGAGGCCGGGCGGTAGGAACTGCGTCGGGGGAGTCTGCTTTCTCCCTGGAGATCGAGCGTCTGCGACCGATGGACCTGCCCATGCGGAGGAGAATCCTGCGCGGGGCCGTCAAACGGCTGGGTTTAAGCCTCTCGGCGGCGGATACGCTGCGTCTGCTCCGGCTCGCGGGATTGGCTCCTGCGACGTCTCCGGTAGACCCTACGGTTTCAGCAAAAGTGGGCGCGCGCCTGTCCCTCGGATCGGGTCTGCAGGCGGAGCGGTCGGCGCGGGAACTGCGGCTCTCTCGTACCCGTTAG